From the genome of Saccopteryx bilineata isolate mSacBil1 chromosome 6, mSacBil1_pri_phased_curated, whole genome shotgun sequence, one region includes:
- the GPRC5C gene encoding G-protein coupled receptor family C group 5 member C has protein sequence MAIHRALLTDLGLLLFLFPFPEAQAQNHVPPGCSPDLNPLYYNLCDRSGAWGIILEAVAGAGVVTTFVLTIILVASLPFVQDTKKRSLLGTQVFFLLGTLGLFCLVFACVVKPDFSTCASRRFLFGVLFAICFSCLVAHVFALNFLSRKNHGPRGWVIFTVALLLTLVEVIINTEWLIITLVRGGGEDGPLGNGSAGGAAASPCDIANMDFVMALIYVMLLLLCAFTGAWPALCGRFKRWRKHGVFMLLTTATSIAIWVVWIVMYTYGNQQRNRPTWDDPTLAIALAANAWAFVLFYVIPEVSQVTKASPEQSYQGDLYPTRGVGYETILKEQKGQSMFVENKAFSMDEPASAKRPVSPYSGYNGQLLTSVYQPTEMALMHKGPPEGAYDVILPRATANSQLMGSANSTLRAEDMYAAQSHQTATPPKDDKNSQVFRNPYVWD, from the exons ATGGCCATCCACAGAGCTTTGCTGACCGACCTGggactgcttctcttcctcttccccttcccagaGGCGCAGGCCCAGAACCATGTCCCGCCTGGCTGCAGCCCGGACCTCAACCCCCTCTACTATAACTTGTGTGACCGGTCTGGGGCTTGGGGCATCATCTtggaggcagtggctggggcgGGCGTCGTCACCACTTTTGTCCTCACCATCATCCTTGTGGCCAGCCTCCCTTTTGTGCAGGATACCAAGAAGCGGAGCCTTTTGGGGACCCAGGTGTtcttcctgctggggaccctgggCCTCTTCTGCCTCGTGTTTGCCTGTGTGGTGAAGCCTGACTTCTCCACCTGTGCCTCTCGGCGGTTCCTCTTCGGGGTCCTGTTtgccatctgtttctcctgccTGGTGGCTCACGTCTTTGCCCTCAACTTCCTGTCCCGAAAGAACCATGGGCCCCGGGGCTGGGTGATCTTCACCGTGGCTCTGCTGCTGACCCTTGTGGAGGTGATCATCAACACAGAGTGGCTGATCATTACGCTGGTGCGGGGAGGAGGCGAGGACGGCCCTCTGGGCAATGGCAGTGCTGGAGGGGCCGCAGCCTCCCCGTGCGACATTGCCAACATGGACTTCGTCATGGCGCTCATCTATGTCATGCTGCTACTGCTCTGTGCCTTCACGGGGGCCTGGCCTGCCCTGTGTGGCCGCTTCAAGCGCTGGCGTAAGCACGGTGTCTTCATGCTGCTCACCACAGCCACCTCCATCGCCATCTGGGTGGTGTGGATTGTCATGTACACCTACGGCAATCAGCAGCGGAACAGACCCACCTGGGACGACCCCACACTGGCCATTGCCCTCGCCGCCAATGCCTGGGCCTTTGTCCTCTTCTATGTCATCCCTGAGGTGTCCCAGGTAACCAAGGCCAGCCCGGAGCAAAGCTACCAGGGAGACCTATACCCCACCCGGGGTGTGGGCTACGAGACCATCCTGAAAGAGCAGAAGGGCCAGAGTATGTTCGTGGAGAACAAGGCATTCTCCATGGACGAGCCGGCCTCAG CCAAAAGACCAGTGTCACCATACAGTGGGTACAATGGGCAGCTGCTGACCAGTGTGTACCAGCCCACCGAGATGGCCCTGATGCACAAAGGCCCG CCCGAAGGAGCTTATGACGTCATCCTTCCACGAGCCACAGCCAACAGCCAGCTGATGGGCAGTGCCAACTCAACCCTGCGGGCTGAAGACATGTATGCCGCTCAGAGCCACCAGACGGCTACACCACCAAAAGATGACAAGAACTCTCAGGTCTTTAGAAACCCCTACGTGTGGGACTGA